One stretch of Segatella copri DNA includes these proteins:
- a CDS encoding smalltalk protein codes for MKANTWKTILQIAISVLTAIATTLGVTSCTL; via the coding sequence ATGAAAGCAAATACTTGGAAAACGATTTTGCAGATTGCAATCTCCGTCCTTACAGCCATCGCTACTACGCTCGGAGTTACCAGCTGCACTCTTTAA
- a CDS encoding HU family DNA-binding protein yields the protein MEVKGTLKYRKVQRTPQTGENAGKKKWYATSVTDREVDFEGFVSHISDHGSPYSRGTIHGVLMDALDHLQELILDGKSVRLSDLGLFSIGMSSKAEDTKEKVTAASVEGVHLIVRNTKSWSNAELRKKCKIQEYGGYIGTDEEGTTGGGTTGGGTEQGGGSDTSQGGGTTGGGTTGDGTQGGGSQDKGDGLE from the coding sequence ATGGAAGTAAAAGGAACATTGAAATATCGTAAAGTACAGCGCACACCTCAGACTGGTGAAAACGCAGGTAAGAAGAAGTGGTATGCTACTTCGGTAACCGACCGCGAAGTGGACTTCGAGGGATTCGTATCGCATATCTCCGACCACGGCTCGCCTTACTCTCGTGGTACTATCCACGGTGTGCTGATGGATGCACTCGACCATCTGCAGGAGCTGATTCTCGACGGCAAGAGCGTGCGCCTCTCTGACCTCGGACTGTTCTCCATCGGTATGAGCTCCAAGGCGGAGGACACCAAGGAGAAGGTGACAGCTGCCAGCGTGGAAGGCGTGCACCTGATTGTGAGAAACACGAAGAGCTGGAGCAATGCCGAGCTGCGCAAGAAGTGTAAGATTCAGGAGTACGGCGGCTATATCGGTACCGACGAGGAGGGCACCACAGGCGGTGGTACTACCGGTGGCGGTACAGAACAGGGCGGCGGCTCTGACACCAGCCAGGGCGGCGGTACTACCGGTGGCGGTACAACCGGCGACGGTACGCAGGGCGGCGGCTCTCAGGATAAAGGCGACGGGCTTGAATAA